One Desulfonatronum sp. SC1 DNA window includes the following coding sequences:
- a CDS encoding acylphosphatase, producing MTRSLNCVFAGKSASAIPGGEFKEWIVNEANNLAITGWVRSLHDDRLEVLAQGTEENLEEFRVHLLQGPPFSKVENLECKWIEYEKSFSAFELRQ from the coding sequence ATGACTCGAAGTCTCAATTGTGTTTTTGCTGGCAAGTCCGCAAGTGCGATTCCAGGCGGTGAATTCAAAGAATGGATTGTGAACGAAGCTAATAATCTTGCCATCACCGGCTGGGTCCGCAGCCTCCATGATGATCGCCTTGAAGTCCTGGCCCAGGGAACCGAAGAGAACCTGGAGGAATTCCGTGTCCATCTTCTTCAGGGCCCGCCATTCAGCAAGGTGGAGAACCTGGAATGCAAGTGGATCGAATATGAAAAGTCATTTTCTGCCTTTGAGCTTCGACAGTAG